A stretch of the Bremerella alba genome encodes the following:
- the priA gene encoding replication restart helicase PriA, giving the protein MKNQKGLFGDDSTPWEQDDAQTGLVASIVMSTGPEKSFDYLVPDELVGEILPGRRVYVPLGRSNRRVMAYCVAVERKEYGRRKLKYVLSALDQQTLLSSQMLQMTQWMAEYYLASWGQVLDAVIPAAVRGNAGTREVTLLSVPREVAVRIATIKLPEKQHHVLTTLAASSKPMTPGDLADKCRCTQAPITGLRKKKLIESEVRRVSHAHFDEIDIEREVAKTLNEAQSSALKTILAQVSDPQPKPILLHGVTGSGKTEVYIQAIEHVIDQGKQAIVLVPEISLTPQTKQRFASRFDRIAVLHSHMSDVERHWQWKRIASGIVNVVVGARSAVFAPTPQLGMIILDEEHDTSFKQDSMPRYHAREVAAKRAEYEKVPLILGTATPSLETYYRAQEGQYALIPMPHRIGNRPLPAVRTVDMRYDKTASFRGAISRQLYQSMKRTLELDGQIILLLNRRGHSTHIQCPACGHLVECPHCEIPLTHHITDGSTVCHYCDYRSSAPRVCPEPTCRYSGIRFSGIGTQKLEQEVKSKFGSYPIIRMDSDTMKKPGSHEAALERFRSQEVKILVGTQMIAKGLDFPNVTLVGVINADTALHFPDVRAGERTFQLITQVAGRTGRGDLGGEVLVQTLSPDHPAIEAATRHDYALFAERELPFRRDFQMTPFAHMVRIIARGPTQPAVELFMQQVSEELTRFAQEQGGDISQQGPAPAPIEKLRGNYRYHLLLHSFDRLLMRAAVLRCREKVAVPDDVLWIADVDPIDMM; this is encoded by the coding sequence GTGAAGAATCAAAAAGGACTTTTCGGCGACGATTCGACCCCCTGGGAGCAAGACGATGCCCAGACAGGGCTGGTTGCATCGATCGTAATGTCGACCGGGCCAGAGAAGTCGTTCGATTACCTGGTTCCCGATGAATTGGTAGGCGAAATCTTGCCGGGCCGCCGGGTTTACGTCCCCCTGGGAAGATCCAATCGCCGCGTGATGGCATACTGCGTGGCCGTCGAACGGAAAGAGTATGGCCGTCGCAAGTTGAAGTACGTGTTGTCGGCCCTCGATCAACAGACGCTGCTTTCCTCGCAAATGCTGCAGATGACCCAGTGGATGGCCGAGTATTACCTGGCCAGTTGGGGACAGGTTCTCGACGCGGTTATCCCGGCGGCAGTACGCGGCAATGCGGGGACGCGGGAAGTGACGCTGCTGAGCGTTCCCAGGGAAGTGGCTGTCCGGATTGCCACAATCAAGTTGCCTGAGAAACAGCATCACGTGCTGACTACACTGGCCGCTTCCAGTAAACCGATGACGCCTGGGGATTTGGCCGACAAGTGCCGCTGCACCCAGGCGCCCATCACCGGGCTTCGCAAAAAAAAGCTGATCGAATCCGAGGTTCGCCGCGTTAGTCATGCCCACTTCGACGAGATTGATATCGAGCGCGAAGTAGCCAAGACATTGAATGAAGCTCAATCGTCGGCGCTAAAAACGATCCTTGCCCAAGTCAGCGACCCGCAACCCAAGCCTATCTTGTTGCATGGGGTCACGGGCAGCGGAAAGACCGAAGTCTATATTCAGGCCATTGAGCACGTGATCGATCAAGGGAAGCAGGCGATTGTCCTGGTTCCGGAAATCAGCCTCACCCCGCAAACCAAGCAGCGATTTGCTTCGCGGTTCGATCGGATAGCCGTCCTGCACAGCCATATGAGCGATGTCGAACGGCACTGGCAGTGGAAACGCATTGCCTCAGGCATCGTCAACGTTGTGGTAGGGGCCCGCAGTGCCGTGTTTGCTCCGACACCACAGTTGGGGATGATCATCCTGGATGAAGAGCACGATACTTCGTTCAAGCAAGATTCCATGCCGCGCTACCATGCCCGGGAAGTCGCCGCGAAGCGGGCCGAATACGAGAAGGTCCCGCTGATTTTGGGGACGGCGACTCCTTCGCTCGAAACCTACTATCGCGCCCAGGAAGGTCAGTACGCGTTGATCCCAATGCCACACCGCATTGGCAATCGTCCATTACCAGCTGTGCGCACCGTCGACATGCGATACGACAAAACGGCCAGCTTTCGTGGGGCCATTAGTCGACAGCTTTACCAATCGATGAAGCGGACTCTTGAACTGGACGGGCAGATCATCTTGCTACTGAATCGTCGAGGGCATAGTACCCACATTCAGTGCCCAGCTTGTGGGCATCTGGTCGAGTGCCCTCACTGCGAAATTCCGCTGACGCATCATATCACCGACGGCAGCACGGTTTGCCATTACTGCGACTACCGGAGTTCGGCTCCCCGCGTCTGTCCGGAACCCACGTGTCGCTATAGCGGGATTCGATTTTCGGGAATCGGAACCCAGAAACTTGAGCAAGAGGTGAAGTCGAAATTCGGATCGTATCCGATCATTCGGATGGACTCGGACACGATGAAGAAGCCAGGGTCGCACGAAGCGGCGCTCGAGCGGTTTCGCAGTCAAGAAGTGAAGATTCTGGTCGGTACACAGATGATCGCTAAGGGGTTGGACTTTCCCAATGTGACACTGGTGGGTGTGATCAATGCGGACACAGCGTTGCACTTTCCCGATGTCCGTGCTGGTGAGCGGACCTTCCAGCTGATTACCCAAGTTGCCGGACGAACCGGTCGAGGAGACCTGGGGGGGGAAGTCCTGGTGCAAACGCTAAGCCCCGATCATCCAGCGATCGAGGCGGCCACGCGGCACGACTACGCACTGTTTGCCGAACGTGAGCTGCCATTTCGTCGCGACTTTCAAATGACGCCATTTGCGCACATGGTTCGGATCATTGCGCGTGGTCCGACGCAGCCTGCGGTGGAGCTTTTCATGCAGCAGGTTTCTGAGGAGTTGACTCGTTTTGCTCAAGAGCAGGGGGGGGATATCTCGCAGCAAGGCCCGGCTCCTGCCCCTATCGAAAAGCTGCGGGGGAATTATCGCTATCACTTACTGCTGCACAGCTTCGATCGACTTCTAATGAGGGCCGCGGTCCTGCGTTGCCGCGAAAAGGTAGCCGTTCCGGACGATGTCCTGTGGATTGCCGATGTCGACCCGATCGACATGATGTAG
- the nadD gene encoding nicotinate-nucleotide adenylyltransferase: MRLGIYGGSFSPIHNGHLLLAESCREQYALDEVWFLPAATNPLKQDGVLASDAHRVAMIELAIAGNLAFKCSSLELQRGGLSYTVDTLRAVQKIVPQAELFLLVGGDSFASFFHWHKIEEICALATICTVGRPGSDLSDWGRLPEVLSEDQMAHIQQHFVEMPLIDLSSTDIRQRIASGKSIRYMVPRSVEKYLETQRVFSKQAAPA; this comes from the coding sequence ATGCGATTAGGAATTTACGGGGGTTCGTTTTCCCCCATTCATAACGGCCACTTACTCCTCGCAGAATCGTGTCGCGAGCAGTACGCACTCGATGAAGTGTGGTTTCTGCCAGCGGCTACCAATCCCTTGAAACAAGACGGCGTGCTGGCCTCGGATGCCCATCGCGTGGCAATGATCGAACTTGCGATCGCTGGCAACCTTGCGTTCAAATGCAGTTCTCTTGAGCTTCAGCGGGGTGGTCTCAGTTATACTGTCGACACACTTAGAGCAGTGCAGAAAATCGTCCCCCAGGCCGAGCTATTCCTACTGGTCGGCGGCGACTCATTTGCCTCTTTCTTTCATTGGCACAAGATCGAAGAAATCTGTGCGCTGGCCACCATTTGCACTGTCGGCCGTCCCGGTAGTGATTTAAGCGACTGGGGACGCCTGCCGGAAGTCCTTAGCGAAGATCAAATGGCGCACATCCAGCAGCATTTTGTCGAAATGCCGCTGATTGATCTTTCCAGCACGGACATCCGCCAACGGATCGCTAGCGGCAAATCCATCCGTTATATGGTGCCGCGCAGTGTCGAAAAGTACCTTGAAACGCAGCGAGTCTTTAGCAAACAAGCGGCGCCGGCCTAG
- a CDS encoding sensor histidine kinase: MNHSQSPTDASLIERQAKEIEILKRRLLEAQKLSAMGELVSTTTHEFNNVLMAVINYARMGLRHQDEQTRNNCFEKIAAAGDRAAKITTGVLAMAKNRGNRMEPTDLSKIVDDTMVLLERELRKYRIELEFQNGDVPLAMANGNQIQQVLLNLMINARQAMPKGGCLILKLSYDKQAHTVDLLVRDHGTGIPTDQLPHIFDAFYTTKTGPDETGKGGTGIGLAACRDIVEAHNGKIRVQSTVGMGTAFTIRIPAAAANPTATSTVSSGVPIAGNEMLPTSPVRH, from the coding sequence ATGAACCACTCGCAATCCCCCACGGACGCTTCGCTGATTGAACGTCAGGCGAAGGAAATTGAAATCTTGAAACGCCGCCTGCTTGAAGCGCAAAAACTGTCCGCGATGGGGGAGCTCGTCAGCACGACAACCCATGAATTTAATAATGTGCTGATGGCGGTGATTAACTATGCCCGGATGGGGCTGCGTCACCAAGACGAACAGACACGCAACAACTGTTTCGAAAAGATCGCCGCCGCCGGAGATCGGGCCGCCAAGATCACCACTGGCGTGCTGGCCATGGCCAAAAACCGTGGCAACCGCATGGAGCCGACTGACCTGTCGAAGATCGTCGACGATACGATGGTTCTACTCGAACGCGAACTTCGCAAGTATCGCATCGAATTGGAATTTCAAAACGGTGACGTTCCTTTGGCAATGGCCAACGGCAACCAAATTCAGCAGGTGCTGTTGAATCTGATGATCAACGCTCGTCAGGCAATGCCCAAAGGAGGGTGCCTGATCCTAAAGCTTTCCTACGATAAGCAGGCCCACACGGTCGATCTCTTGGTCCGCGATCACGGCACCGGTATTCCGACCGATCAGTTGCCCCATATCTTTGATGCGTTCTATACGACCAAAACGGGTCCTGATGAAACGGGCAAAGGGGGAACCGGAATCGGTCTGGCCGCTTGCCGCGACATTGTCGAAGCCCACAACGGAAAGATTCGCGTGCAAAGCACCGTGGGGATGGGAACCGCCTTTACGATTCGAATTCCGGCCGCCGCCGCGAACCCAACCGCAACCTCAACGGTCTCTAGCGGCGTACCAATCGCAGGCAACGAAATGCTTCCCACGTCGCCTGTTCGGCACTAA
- the aroF gene encoding 3-deoxy-7-phosphoheptulonate synthase — protein MIIVMKRDATGEMVQHAAEKVEKLGLKAHVIQGTERTVIAAIGDKREEMRESFETVAGVSKVVPILAPYKVASREVKPEPTLVKAGSLEVGNGKCGVIAGPCSVESEDQIVQTARSVKAAGATALRGGAFKPRTSPYSFQGLKEEGLKMLATAREETGLAIVTEVVASEDVALVAKYADVLQIGARNMQNYRLLEEVGRVDRAVLLKRGPSATIDELLLAAEYILNEGNSRVMLCERGIRTFESHTRFTLPLATVTYLHQKTHLPVVIDPSHGTGHASLVPDMCVASVAIKADGIIVEVHPEPDEAMSDGYQSLDLPSFTETMTRCRAVANAVGIQCGADV, from the coding sequence ATGATCATTGTCATGAAACGGGATGCCACCGGCGAGATGGTTCAACATGCCGCCGAGAAAGTCGAGAAACTAGGGCTCAAAGCCCATGTCATTCAAGGGACAGAAAGGACCGTGATCGCCGCAATTGGTGATAAACGAGAAGAAATGCGAGAATCTTTCGAGACCGTCGCAGGCGTCTCAAAAGTTGTCCCGATCCTGGCCCCCTACAAAGTCGCTAGTCGTGAAGTAAAGCCTGAGCCAACCCTGGTCAAAGCGGGCAGTTTGGAAGTCGGCAATGGGAAATGTGGCGTCATCGCCGGTCCTTGCAGCGTGGAAAGCGAAGACCAAATTGTCCAGACGGCTCGGTCAGTCAAAGCCGCCGGCGCCACGGCCCTACGAGGAGGCGCATTCAAACCACGTACCAGCCCTTACTCGTTCCAGGGACTGAAAGAAGAGGGCCTGAAAATGCTGGCCACTGCCCGCGAAGAAACAGGCCTGGCAATCGTCACCGAAGTGGTCGCTTCTGAAGATGTTGCACTCGTTGCCAAGTACGCCGATGTCCTGCAAATCGGTGCTCGTAACATGCAAAACTACCGCCTGCTGGAAGAAGTAGGCCGGGTCGATCGTGCCGTTCTGCTTAAGCGCGGACCTTCCGCCACCATCGACGAACTTCTGCTGGCTGCGGAATACATTCTCAACGAAGGCAACAGCCGCGTTATGCTCTGCGAACGGGGAATCCGTACCTTCGAATCGCATACGCGATTCACGCTTCCGTTAGCCACAGTGACTTACCTGCATCAAAAGACGCACCTACCGGTGGTGATCGATCCTAGCCACGGCACAGGGCACGCATCCTTGGTCCCGGACATGTGCGTCGCCAGCGTCGCAATTAAAGCCGACGGAATCATCGTGGAAGTGCACCCCGAGCCGGACGAGGCCATGAGCGACGGCTACCAATCGCTCGACTTACCCAGCTTCACGGAAACCATGACACGCTGCCGCGCGGTGGCCAATGCCGTTGGTATTCAGTGCGGGGCTGACGTTTAA
- a CDS encoding serine/threonine protein kinase yields the protein MQVTKTNDFWKLILESGLMTKEACKPLHDQYQQTASNGDARALATWLVKGGHLTTYQARVLLAGRAKAINIGEYQITDRLEAGPLQGSYAGKHISTGHPVWLHPIAPEIQEDTVRFPIVQQMCRLRSSVPHPHLIRCFHLRQGTKRSYLVTEQLDGNLLAESRPGDGVPIPTPDCARLVRQAAIGATQIHSQGMVVGDLTMNQLWLEPTGNLKLLHLPVRPVEAIQWSDEAQKTRLDVLANVAAPELQQAGAAPTKLSDLYALGAILFDLLTGKPFVEGSISERLQQHASGQVPSPPYIPANLVQAIQYLLAKNPGGRYQSAQDVAEALRPFVDATQLSPPLADALPTMGSYLQHLTANSSEAVSPPAPAAAALPAVPFPGQAPAAAPIPQPVPPAAAPFPGAAPPAAGPPQPVVATPAPPVAVPQAVVAAAQPTQEGGPSRATALTERIRKRKLQRKITSLVVLGVMAIAAIVGGIYGYQVAFPTDDIADNGEQVENPPEENPEAPPVEPTPDVEPEPAAPAGPQIVQDDGQTLWASPTDGQPIDLTGVANDTRLALVVRTSDLTGNPEGDRILRALGPDFAAVRQQLEGELGVRFEQLETLTVSFGASTAGGPPCLVAKLKGGTNLLSLWGNPNPIASGIPAMYDVKGWTVMPIPGKEDSQFVAGSKAVVEAIAQRGVAAPQLTRELEQLRRESDDQQTVSLLVEPQFLANASGQVMRGELAAGAAGVKDFLGEGIRAVLLSGHVGQNLYLEMRCMGSLSLDPPSLASSVKERINGVSRKLEDAVPGVNPTPYWRRLASRFPNMVQFAYQQSRTGVEANQAVINIMLPAAAGQNMVAGAELMLAANSAGAAGPASGEAMPAAKTPETIQEKLASKMSISFPQNSLEFAIRDIGEETDIPIDIIGGDLQLDGITRNKEIKDFTHDNKPAGEILAQLLVRANPEASPGPNSEVQKLIYVIHPVDGPDDAKKVLVTTRAAAAKNNYTLPDVFKIQ from the coding sequence ATGCAAGTTACCAAGACGAACGATTTCTGGAAGCTGATCCTTGAATCAGGCCTCATGACCAAAGAGGCCTGTAAGCCGCTGCATGATCAATATCAGCAGACGGCCAGCAATGGCGATGCCCGGGCACTAGCGACTTGGCTGGTCAAAGGTGGGCACCTCACCACGTACCAGGCCCGCGTTTTGCTGGCCGGTCGTGCGAAAGCCATCAACATCGGTGAATATCAAATCACCGATCGACTGGAAGCAGGGCCACTACAAGGGTCGTATGCAGGTAAGCATATTTCGACAGGGCATCCTGTTTGGTTGCACCCGATCGCACCTGAGATTCAGGAAGATACGGTTCGGTTTCCGATCGTTCAGCAGATGTGTCGATTGCGATCGTCCGTTCCCCATCCCCACCTGATTCGTTGCTTCCATTTGCGCCAAGGAACCAAGCGAAGCTACTTGGTCACCGAGCAACTCGACGGCAATCTATTGGCAGAAAGCCGCCCCGGCGACGGGGTGCCCATTCCGACGCCTGATTGCGCTCGCTTGGTCCGACAAGCTGCGATCGGTGCGACGCAAATTCATAGCCAGGGAATGGTTGTCGGCGATCTGACCATGAATCAACTGTGGCTCGAACCGACTGGCAACCTCAAGCTGTTGCATCTGCCGGTGCGTCCTGTGGAAGCCATTCAATGGTCGGATGAAGCTCAGAAAACACGTTTGGATGTGTTGGCAAATGTTGCCGCACCCGAACTTCAGCAAGCGGGGGCAGCCCCCACGAAGCTGAGCGACTTGTACGCGCTCGGAGCGATCCTGTTCGATCTTCTGACGGGTAAACCGTTTGTCGAAGGAAGCATCTCCGAGCGACTTCAGCAGCACGCCAGCGGCCAAGTTCCTTCGCCCCCCTACATCCCCGCCAACTTGGTGCAGGCCATTCAATATCTGCTTGCCAAGAACCCCGGCGGGCGTTATCAAAGCGCTCAAGATGTTGCCGAAGCTTTACGACCATTTGTCGACGCTACCCAGCTTTCGCCCCCGCTCGCCGATGCTCTGCCGACGATGGGAAGCTACCTGCAACACCTGACAGCCAATTCAAGTGAAGCGGTATCGCCTCCGGCTCCAGCTGCTGCGGCACTACCGGCAGTTCCCTTTCCTGGACAAGCCCCTGCCGCCGCTCCGATTCCGCAACCGGTTCCTCCTGCTGCAGCGCCCTTTCCTGGTGCAGCACCTCCGGCGGCTGGCCCACCTCAGCCGGTCGTCGCGACTCCGGCACCACCGGTTGCCGTTCCGCAAGCCGTAGTTGCTGCGGCTCAGCCTACCCAAGAGGGAGGACCCAGTCGCGCGACGGCATTGACCGAACGCATTCGTAAACGCAAATTGCAACGAAAAATCACTAGCTTAGTCGTTTTAGGGGTGATGGCGATTGCGGCGATTGTTGGTGGAATTTATGGCTATCAGGTAGCCTTCCCGACGGATGATATTGCCGACAATGGCGAGCAAGTCGAAAACCCACCGGAAGAGAACCCAGAAGCACCTCCGGTCGAACCAACTCCCGATGTAGAGCCCGAACCTGCGGCACCGGCTGGCCCTCAGATAGTGCAAGACGATGGGCAAACTCTGTGGGCCTCGCCGACCGATGGCCAGCCGATCGATTTAACAGGGGTCGCGAATGATACTCGCCTGGCGTTGGTCGTGCGAACGAGCGACCTGACCGGCAATCCGGAAGGGGATCGGATTCTCAGAGCTCTGGGGCCTGATTTTGCTGCCGTACGACAGCAGTTGGAAGGGGAGTTAGGCGTTCGTTTCGAGCAGCTTGAGACGTTGACGGTTAGCTTCGGAGCATCGACTGCCGGTGGGCCGCCTTGCCTGGTTGCCAAGCTTAAAGGGGGAACTAATCTGCTCTCCCTGTGGGGCAATCCCAATCCGATCGCCAGTGGCATACCGGCCATGTACGACGTGAAGGGCTGGACTGTCATGCCGATCCCCGGCAAGGAAGACAGCCAGTTCGTGGCTGGTTCGAAGGCCGTCGTCGAGGCGATTGCCCAGCGTGGCGTGGCCGCGCCTCAATTGACACGTGAACTAGAGCAACTTCGCCGCGAGTCCGACGATCAGCAAACGGTGAGCTTGCTGGTCGAACCTCAGTTCCTGGCTAACGCGAGCGGTCAGGTCATGCGAGGAGAACTGGCCGCCGGTGCCGCTGGCGTCAAGGACTTTCTCGGAGAGGGGATTCGCGCGGTTCTGCTGAGTGGGCACGTCGGCCAAAACCTGTACCTGGAAATGCGCTGCATGGGATCGCTCAGTCTCGATCCGCCTAGCCTGGCCAGTTCAGTAAAAGAACGGATTAACGGCGTCTCGCGTAAGTTGGAAGATGCCGTGCCAGGAGTGAACCCCACGCCTTATTGGCGCCGGCTGGCTTCGCGTTTCCCGAACATGGTTCAGTTTGCTTACCAGCAATCGCGAACTGGGGTCGAGGCCAATCAGGCAGTCATCAACATCATGCTTCCCGCCGCCGCCGGTCAAAACATGGTTGCTGGTGCCGAGTTGATGCTCGCCGCTAACTCGGCTGGTGCCGCCGGTCCGGCAAGTGGAGAAGCGATGCCGGCGGCGAAGACTCCGGAAACGATCCAGGAGAAGCTGGCCAGCAAAATGAGCATTTCGTTCCCGCAGAACTCGCTTGAGTTCGCCATTCGCGATATTGGCGAAGAAACCGATATTCCGATCGACATTATCGGTGGCGATTTGCAGTTGGACGGTATTACACGCAATAAGGAAATTAAAGACTTCACACACGACAACAAACCAGCTGGTGAAATTTTGGCCCAGTTGCTTGTGCGTGCCAATCCTGAGGCCTCGCCTGGCCCCAATAGTGAAGTGCAGAAACTCATTTACGTGATTCATCCCGTGGACGGCCCTGACGATGCAAAGAAGGTGCTAGTCACCACCCGCGCCGCTGCGGCAAAGAATAACTACACGTTGCCTGACGTGTTCAAGATCCAATAG
- a CDS encoding threonine aldolase family protein, translating into MNFPIDLRSDTVTQPTPEMRQFMAQAEVGDAVIEVDPTTERLEKLTAEMLGKEAAIYMPSGSMTNQIAIRLHCQPGDEFLCEENCHVYNYEQAAFAQLSGVVARTLPGENGVLKPEQFEGIIRPENDHLVRTKLVCLENTHNRGSGKVLPFETVEKITSWAHAGGLKTHLDGARLFNAAVATGISVADWSGMFDTVSVCFSKGLGAPVGSALVGPAEFIRQAKRGRKLFGGGMRQSGIIAAGALFALQNNVDRLSEDHEKAARLAEAVRQSEGIALDVDPVETNIVIFSIEKELGTAAQLQSALSEKGVKVLSVAPQKIRMVTHLDVSMTQIDAAIEVIKQTLPGMA; encoded by the coding sequence ATGAACTTTCCTATCGATCTTCGCAGTGACACTGTTACCCAGCCTACGCCTGAGATGCGGCAATTTATGGCCCAGGCCGAAGTGGGGGATGCCGTTATCGAAGTCGATCCGACGACCGAGCGGCTGGAAAAGCTCACCGCAGAGATGCTTGGCAAAGAGGCCGCAATCTACATGCCGTCGGGAAGTATGACCAATCAGATCGCAATCCGGTTGCACTGTCAGCCGGGGGATGAATTTCTGTGCGAGGAAAACTGCCACGTTTACAACTACGAACAAGCGGCCTTCGCGCAGCTAAGTGGCGTGGTGGCTCGCACGCTTCCCGGCGAGAACGGCGTTTTAAAGCCTGAGCAGTTTGAGGGAATAATCCGCCCCGAGAACGACCATCTGGTGCGGACGAAACTGGTTTGCCTCGAGAACACGCACAATCGTGGCTCCGGCAAAGTCCTGCCGTTTGAGACCGTCGAAAAGATTACAAGCTGGGCACACGCTGGCGGTCTCAAGACGCATCTCGACGGGGCCAGGCTCTTCAATGCCGCAGTAGCCACCGGTATCTCGGTGGCCGACTGGAGCGGCATGTTCGACACCGTCAGCGTCTGTTTCAGCAAAGGACTGGGGGCACCCGTCGGCAGTGCACTAGTCGGCCCGGCAGAGTTTATCCGTCAGGCAAAGCGAGGCCGTAAACTCTTTGGCGGGGGGATGCGGCAGTCCGGAATCATCGCCGCCGGTGCCCTGTTCGCCCTGCAGAATAATGTCGACCGGTTGAGCGAAGATCACGAAAAAGCCGCTAGGTTGGCTGAAGCTGTTCGCCAAAGCGAGGGGATCGCTTTAGATGTCGACCCAGTCGAGACCAACATTGTGATCTTCAGTATTGAGAAAGAATTGGGCACCGCAGCACAACTTCAGTCAGCGCTATCGGAAAAAGGCGTTAAGGTCCTCTCGGTTGCCCCCCAAAAGATCCGCATGGTGACGCATTTGGATGTTTCCATGACGCAAATCGATGCTGCTATTGAGGTTATCAAGCAAACACTGCCTGGGATGGCTTAG
- a CDS encoding DUF1559 domain-containing protein — MRHLPSALFIGFLAATMAFPPQLLMAQEAAAPAVEDQLPGLNYVPENAVGVGFVQADRFLTNPMVQAYPVEVAEACGKKYLGFNPMKITSISFVITPPSPDFPSPDMFAVIKTSETLSKETFFAGIESLVDGMAEDEDIEDAFPELNGKAFYTDAYQVDYVAAHMLDEHTFMLGSLGLMGEVVANGPNAKLTKPAETLAAANDGADGYLAFNMAPVRDQLNGMLSQQQIPPPFTMYKQVPNYTESVTLSCHCTEKMAATLKINGVDEAATGRLDDMIRFALDMGKQTMLSEADKLVNSEDEIEAAMGRYQIRVSESMLDALRPKKEGTSLVLSFERSDESIVGANIAVIGILVALLLPAVQQARSAARRMQSSNNLKQIGLAMHNFHDVYRGLPAQAKTDAEGKPLLSWRVMILPFIEQSAMFDQFHMDEPWDSEHNKQFIKHMPETYRRPNSTAPEGYTTYLVPVGKNTIFEAKSQPTSEGQKITKGAGFRDITDGLSNTAMCVEVNDDAAVIWTKPSDLEVDLMNVLKGLGNAQPNGFNCLFGDGSVRFISENVDTNNLKNIFQRNDGNVLQIPRD, encoded by the coding sequence ATGAGACATCTACCGAGTGCCCTTTTTATTGGCTTTTTGGCGGCGACAATGGCGTTTCCTCCGCAGTTGTTGATGGCCCAGGAAGCCGCTGCTCCGGCTGTCGAGGATCAATTGCCAGGCTTGAATTACGTGCCTGAGAACGCTGTCGGCGTCGGTTTCGTGCAAGCCGATCGCTTTCTGACCAATCCCATGGTGCAGGCCTATCCGGTCGAAGTTGCGGAAGCATGCGGAAAGAAGTACTTGGGCTTCAATCCGATGAAGATCACATCGATTTCGTTTGTGATCACGCCACCCTCGCCAGACTTTCCGTCTCCTGACATGTTTGCGGTCATCAAGACCTCGGAAACGCTGAGCAAGGAAACGTTCTTTGCGGGGATCGAAAGTCTAGTCGATGGCATGGCCGAAGACGAAGATATTGAGGATGCTTTTCCCGAACTCAATGGCAAAGCATTCTACACCGATGCCTATCAAGTGGATTACGTGGCTGCCCACATGCTGGACGAGCATACATTCATGCTCGGTTCGCTGGGGCTAATGGGCGAAGTCGTCGCTAACGGGCCCAATGCCAAGCTGACCAAACCGGCTGAAACTCTGGCCGCAGCCAATGATGGGGCCGATGGTTATCTTGCGTTCAATATGGCCCCGGTTCGCGATCAACTTAACGGGATGTTGTCTCAGCAACAGATTCCGCCGCCGTTCACCATGTATAAGCAGGTTCCCAACTACACCGAATCGGTCACGCTGAGCTGCCACTGCACCGAGAAGATGGCCGCGACGCTCAAAATTAACGGCGTCGACGAAGCCGCTACCGGTCGATTAGACGATATGATCCGCTTTGCCCTCGATATGGGAAAGCAAACCATGCTGTCGGAAGCCGACAAGCTTGTGAACAGTGAAGACGAAATCGAAGCCGCTATGGGACGCTATCAGATTCGCGTATCGGAAAGCATGCTCGATGCGTTGCGACCAAAGAAGGAAGGCACGTCCCTCGTATTAAGCTTTGAGAGAAGTGACGAAAGTATCGTCGGGGCGAATATCGCTGTGATTGGTATTCTTGTCGCGCTGCTCTTGCCGGCCGTTCAGCAAGCACGCTCGGCCGCGCGTCGCATGCAGTCGAGCAACAACCTGAAGCAAATTGGGTTGGCGATGCATAACTTTCACGACGTGTACCGTGGCCTTCCGGCCCAAGCAAAAACGGATGCCGAGGGAAAGCCACTTCTGTCGTGGCGGGTGATGATTTTGCCGTTCATTGAGCAATCCGCAATGTTCGACCAGTTTCATATGGATGAACCATGGGACAGCGAACACAACAAGCAGTTCATCAAACACATGCCGGAAACCTATCGCCGCCCTAACAGCACGGCCCCGGAAGGGTACACGACCTATTTGGTTCCTGTCGGGAAGAATACGATATTCGAAGCAAAATCGCAGCCGACATCGGAAGGTCAGAAGATTACAAAGGGGGCAGGATTCCGCGATATCACCGACGGGCTGTCCAACACGGCGATGTGTGTGGAAGTCAACGATGATGCCGCCGTTATCTGGACCAAGCCGAGTGATCTGGAAGTTGACCTGATGAACGTCTTAAAGGGACTCGGCAATGCCCAACCGAATGGATTCAACTGTCTCTTCGGTGACGGAAGCGTACGGTTCATCAGCGAAAACGTAGACACCAATAACCTTAAAAATATCTTCCAACGTAATGATGGAAATGTCTTACAAATCCCGCGTGACTAA